The following nucleotide sequence is from Mycobacterium sp. Z3061.
CTGGTTGATCGTCAGGGCCACCAGACCGCCGGCGGCCAGTTCCCAGGCCCGGGTGGGCAGTGAGAAGAAGGCCCAGGGTGGCGAGGTGTGGGTCCAGATCACCGCCGCCGCCAGTGACGCCGCGCCGACGAGTGTCACGACCACCAGGTGCGGCGTGTTCCGCGGTGAGTCGGCGCGGGCGATACGCCGGGCCAGATACGCCGTGGCGATGATCAGGGCCGGCCACACCAGGTAGAACTGTTCCTCCACACCGAGAGACCAATAGTGCTGGAAAGGCGACGGGGGGAGGTCGGAGATCATGTAGTCGGTGTTCTGTACGGCGAACCGGTAGTTGCCGACGTAGAGCATGCTGGCGATGCCGTCGATGAACACCCGCCGGGCCTGCAACGGCGGCAGCACCGCCGCCGCGACAACAGCCGTGACGACCCCGACGGTCGCGGCTGCCGGCAGCAGGCGGCGCGCGCGGGCGGCGTAGAAACGGCCCAGCGCAACGGTTTCGGTGGCCTGCACCTCACGCCAAAGCAGCCCGGTGATCAGGAACCCGGAGATGACGAAGAAGACGTCCACACCGATGTAGCCGCCGGCGATACCGGGAATGCCGGCATGGTAGAGAACGACGGCGACGACCGCGACGGCGCGCAGCCCCTCGATGTCCGGACGGAACGGGGCGCGGTCCTGCTGACTCACGGGTTAGGTCGCCATCCAGGCGAGTTCACCGGGCAACTGCGCACGCCAGTAGTCGACGTCGTGCCCGCCGGGCGAGAACGTGCCGGCCGGCTTCTTCTTCAGTTGGCTGACGAATTGGCTGGATGCGAAGAAGAACCGGTCGCCGATCCCGCAGTCGACCCGGATGGGAATGGAGTTCAGCACCGGTAGGCCGAACACGGTGTTGCGGTTCCAGTCGTCGATGCTGTCGAAGGCCCCGGGCGCGCTGCCGATATAGGACATGTACAGGGCCGGACTGATCGCGCAGATGCCCGCGGTACGGGCCGGCCCCAGCCGGGCGCCCAGCAGCAGCGCGCCGTAGCCGCCCATCGACCAGCCCAGGAATCCCACGCGTGAGGTGTCCATGCCCATCGACGCCAGCATCGGCAACAGCTCCTCGAGCACCATGGTGCCGGAGTCCTCGCCATTGGCCCGCCGGTGCCAGTAGCTGTTCGGACCGCCGTCCACGCCCACCACGGCGAACGGCGGTTTGCCCTCGCTGACCAGTTGCGCGAGCGCGTCCTCCACGCCGCAGTCCAGCATCATGTTCGCGTCGCCGTCCTTGCCGTGCAGCGCGATGACCGGTCGCAGCATCTTGGTCTGGCCGGGCGGCATGGCGATGACCCAGTTGGTCTTGATGCCGCCCCGGGCCGCCGAGACGAAAGAGCCGGTGAGTTTGGTGGGCAGCGTCTTGCCCGCGGTCGGCGGGTCGAACGGGGCGGGCGCCGAGGGCGCCGCCAGAGTGGTGAGTGGGTCGAGCAGGGCGCTCAGCGCCCAGACGCCGGCCGCACCGGCACTGGCGCCGGCACCCATGCGCAGCACCGAGCGGCGGGTCAGGTCGGCCACGATCGTCAATAATGCCGCGCTGAAGGCGGTTTGACGCCCGTGCCACGCCGTATCGCAAGGGACTCGTAACGACGGCGTGATACACGCTGAACTGCTAGCGTCCGGTGATGCGGGACGACCGGGACGACCGGGAACACGAAAAAGCCACGCTGAAGCAAGGACTTTCGCAACGCCAGCTCAGCATGATCGCCATCGGCGGGGTGATCGGCGCCGGACTGTTCGTCGGCTCGGGCGTGGTGATCAAAGAAACCGGTCCGGCCGCATTCCTGACCTACGCGATCTGCGGTCTGCTGATCGTCCTGGTGATGCGGATGCTGGGTGAGATGGCGGCGGCGAATCCGTCGACCGGGTCGTTCGCCGACTATGCCGCGACCGCGCTGGGTGGTTGGGCCGGATTCTCCGTCGGCTGGTTGTACTGGTACTTCTGGGTCATCGTCGTCGGGTTTGAGGCGGTCGCAGGCGGCAAGGTGCTGAACTACTGGTTCCCGGCGCCGCTGTGGCTGTCCGCGTTGTGCCTGATGCTGCTGATGACGGCCACCAACCTGTTCTCGGTGTCATCGTTCGGAGAGTTCGAATTCTGGTTCGCCGGAATCAAAGTGGCGACAATCGTGATCTTCCTGGGGGTGGGTGCGGCATTCGTTTTCGGTCTACTGCCCGGCCGTCACCTGGATTTCTCCAACCTGACCTCACATGGCGGCTTTTTTCCCAAGGGAGTGGCGGCGGTATTCGCCGCCATCGTGGTGGTGATTTTTTCCATGGTGGGGGCCGAAGTCGTCACCATTGCCGCAGCGGAGAGCCGCGATCCCGCACGTGCGATCGCCAAAGCGACGAGGTCGGTGGTCGCCCGCATCGTCATCTTCTTCGTCGGGTCGGTCCTGCTGTTGGTGGTCATCATGCCGTGGAACTCAGTGGAACTCGGTGCCTCCCCGTACGTGGCGGCCCTGCGGCACATGGGCCTGCCCGGCGCAGACCAGATCATGAACGCGGTGGTGCTCACCGCGGTGCTGTCGTGTCTGAACTCGGGCCTTTACACCGCATCTCGGATGCTGTTCGTGCTGGCCGGGCGCCATGAGGCACCTGAGCGACTGGTCAGACTCAGCAGTCGCGGTGTGCCGGCGACCGCGATCGTATGTTCTTCGCTGGTGGGCTTTCTCTGTGTGCTGATGGCCTGGCTGTCGCCTAATACCGTTTTTCTGTTCCTGCTCAACTCTTCCGGCGCCGTGATCCTGTTCGTCTACCTGCTCATCGCGGTATCGCAGATCATCTTGCGGCGGAGGACATCCGCGGAGCAGCTACGGGTCAAGATGTGGCTGTTCCCAGTGCTTTCGATCCTGACAGCGGCGGGAATCGTTGCGGTTCTTGTGCAGATGGGCTTCGACCGGGCCACCCGAAGCCAGTTGTCGCTGAGTCTGCTGTCCTGGGTAGTGGTGGTCGCGGTGTACTTCCTCACGCCTTACTTCCGTCGTAACAGACTGTTGCGCAGTCGAATTGGTGAGCAGGGCTGAAGTAAGCAGTTTGGACCACTGTGGCGCGGGTAACCGGCCAGATCGGGCCCAGACACATACGCAACAGCCCTGGGAGAAATATGTTCATTCACAATAAGGACCTGCAGTTCGAGGTGCGTGTCAGCCAACCGGACCCTCGGTTCGCCTCGCTGTTGATGGAGCAGTTCGGAGGGGCCAACGGCGAACTGACCGCCGCGCTGCAGTACTTCATTCAAGCCTTCGTGCTGCGAGAGAAGAACCCCAAAATGTATGACCTCTTCATGGATATCGCCACGGAGGAACTGAGTCACCTGGAAATGGTCGGGTCGATGATCACCATGCTGCTGGACGGTTTGAACGACGATCTCAAGCTGGCCAACGACCGCTGCGACTGGATGCCGTTGGTGGCCAGCCGGGATGGTCGTGAGCAGGCCATCCACCAGGTTGCCGTCAATCCGATGTTCCTGGTGCTCAGCGGTGGCGGGCCGGATGCCAAGGATTCCGCGGGCAACAACTGGACCGGGGCGTTCATCGACGCCAACGGCGACCCCACGGTCGACCTCCGTAACAACCTGGCCGCCGAGTCGCGCGCCAAGGTCGTCTACGAGTACCTGAAGCAGTTCACCGACGACCCTGGTGTCCAGGAAACACTGACGTTCCTGATGACTCGGGAGGTCGCGCACTACCAGCAGTTCACCGCCGCCCTCAACGACCTTCCGGTGAACTTCCCGCCCGGCACTCTGGCCGGCGACGAACGGTTCCAGAACGTGGCCTTCAACATGTCCAACGGCAAAGGCTCGGTGCGTGGCCCGTGGAATCAGGGACAGGGTCCGTGGCCGCAGGGCACCGAATGGCAGTACGTGGCGGAGCCGACCACGGAATGGCTGGGCAGCACCCTTCGGCAGAACACCGGTGCAGCCACCAATCCTGAAGGCTCGCCCGCTGTTCCGAGCGACAAGCCCTTCACACACGAACAGCGGACGCCGACCACCTGACCCGTTGACGGACGGAAAAGCCTGGCGTCCGCGGGGGCGCCAGGCTTTTCGGTGCTGCGGCTCAGTGCATCTGAGGATCCGGTGGGTTGTCGGCCGCGCGGCCGCTGACCGCGTCACGGACGTGGTCAAGCACGGCGGCGCCCACGCCCATCGTCTTCTGCGTCAACGAATCGGATGGTGTGTTCGGATGCGGACGGGTCGCCGCAACCTTTTTCGCGGTCTCCAGCTTTGAGCCGAGCTGCTCGAGTTCCTGCTGATCGACGGCCGCGGAGAAACGCGGCCACACCACATCCTGCTCGAACATGATGTGCTCGCGGCCGGCCTGGACGAACTCCCTGAGGGCCTCGTGGTAGTCCGGATCGCCCGGCGCGCCGTCTTCCAGGCGCTGCAGGAGCTTTTTACCGGCCTCTTCCTGCGCGATCGCCTGGTCGGCCAACTCGTCGCCGCCTTGCACGGCGCGGCGTACCGCCGGCCAGAAGAACTGCTCCTCGACCGCCTCGTGCTGGGACTCGGAGATGATCAGGTTATTCACCATCGTCTCAAGGCCACTCAGCTGCGCGCCGTCGGATTCGGGTGCCCCGTCGAGTACTTCCAGCATGCCCAGCACGCTCTTGTGGTCTTGGCGGAGAAATGTCAATGCGTCCATATGATTGCCTTTCGTGTGGAGCAATCAGCTGCGGGTACCCGCGTCGGCTCCGGCGAAACGATGCGGCGGTGGAAAGCCAAGGGGTGCAGAGCGATTCGACCCAAGTTGCGGAAAAGTGGAACGCCCCCACCAGCGCGGCGCGCGCTGACGGGGGCGTTCAACCACGGCGTTACACCGGGGGTCGGGGGGTGGCGGCCGGTTGGATGGCGGCGTCGGTGTTGTTGCGACGCTTCAGCCCGGCCAGTCCGGCCAGACCCAGGAGGCCGGCGAGACCCCACAGACCGGTGTTGTCACTCTCATGAGTGTTGTTGTCGGTGTCGGCCAGTGTGCTGGTCGTCGACGACGGCGCCGGGGCGTGTTCGACGGACGCGTTGGCTACGCCAGCCCCACCGAGGGCGAGTGCGGCGGTTGTGCAGCAGACTGCAAGTGTTTTACGCATGGGGTACTCCTTTCGGCCGCGAACGGCCGGAAACGGATTCGAACCAGGTTGATCTAGTTCGTCGGACGACGACGCGAAGCGATTGACTCCGGCGCCGCGCTCCACTGGTACCCGGGCATTCATGCCTAAAACATCGGCGACGCAAAATCGGCGGACAGCGAAAAATAATGCCGCGCTGCGAAATAACGTTCTTCTGGCTAACTCAGCGATGGCGATCCGCCCACCGTTTCGTTCCAGGGTGTCTGGGTACTTCGTATGCCATGGTGTCACTGTGGTTGGACGACCGGGGCGCAACGCCGTGGGCAGGCAGAACCTCCGGGACCGCCGAGGGATCTGCCGACGTGGTCGTGGTCGGAGCCGGTATCACCGGCTTGGTAACAGCTGTGCTGCTCGCACGCGCGGGTAAGGACGTGCTGGTTCTGGAGGCCCGTACGGTGGGGGCCGGAGCCAGCGGCAACACGACCGCGAAGCTCAGCCTGCTGCAGAGCACCCACCTGAGCAAAATCCTTGCGCGGCATGGCCGAAGCACCGCTCGGGCCTACGTCGAGGGCAACCGGGAGGGGATGGAGTGGGTGTTGCACCATTGCGACACTCACGGAATCGACGTGCAGCGGGAAGATGCGTACACCTACGCGCAATCGGCGCGGGGAGTGCCGTCGGCGCGCGCGGAGTGGTTGGCGTGCGGTGCCGTCGGGCTTCCGGTCACCTGGGACGACCGTGCCGACGTTCCGTTCTCGTTCCATGGCGGGGTGCGACTGCCCGATCAGGCGCAGTTCGATCCGGTCCCATTTTTGGACAGCCTGGTCGTCGAGCTGCTGGACCGCGGCGGCAGGCTGGTCGAGGGCGCGCGGGTCCGCAAAGTTGCCGGCAACGGTGACGGCCTGCGGCTGCACGTCCATAGCGGTAGCGAAGAGCAGACAGACGAGGGCACCGAAGCAGACACCGAGGTGTTCGCGCGGCAACTGGTGCTCGCGACGGGCATCCCGATTCTCGATCGCGGTGGGTATTTCGCCAGGCTGAAGCCCAGCCGCTCCTATTGCATGGCCTACCGGGTGCCCGGCCCGATCACGCGGGCGATGATGATCTCCACCGACTCGCCGACCCGTTCCGTCCGCTACGCCCCGACCGACGAAGGCGAACTGCTGATCGTCGGCGGCGCAGGTCATACGGTGGGTCGCAAGAAGAGTCCGTCGATTGCGCTGGCCGAACTCGACGAGTGGACGCGCAAGCACTTTCCCGGCGCCGAGCAGACGCACTACTGGTCGGCGCAGGACTACGCCCCCATCGATCAATTGCCGTATGTGGGCCCGATCCTTCCCAACAATGAAAAAATCTTTGTGGCAACGGGTTTCAACAAGTGGGGGATGACCAATGGCCCAGCCGCCGCGCTGGCGCTGTCCAGCCGCATCCTGGGTGGCCGGATGGACTGGGCCGGCGCGTTCGCGAGTTGGAGTCCGCACGAATTGTCCGGGGTGACAACGGCACTGACGGCCAACATGGAGGTCGGCTTCAACCTGGCCCGCGGCTGGGTCACTCCGGCTACCCGACTCGGGCGCCGTGACCCCAAGCCGGACGAGGGCGGTGTGGTCAGCGGGCCGCCGTGGGATCTGCAGGCGCGATGCGTCGTCGACGGAGTCGAGCACGTGGTGTCGCCCGTGTGCACCCACCTGGGCGGAATCGTGAACTGGAACGACGCGGACAAGGCGTGGGAGTGCCCGCTGCATGCGTCGCGGTTCGCGCCGGACGGGACGCTGCTGGAGGGTCCCGCCACCACGGACCTGACCCGGTCTAAGTGACCTGGGTACGCCCCGGTCACCGGGGGACAGCCGATTCTGTAGGTCGCTACGTTGTACTCCAACGCTTTTCGATAGCCTTGACCAATGCGGTGAGGGTGGCGTTGACCGGTGCGTCGACACCCACGCGGGCTCCCTGGCGCGGTACGGCGCCGTTGATGACGTCGATCTCGCTGACTCGGCGCGCTTCGTGATCCAGTAGGGCCGACGGCTTCGCGTCCGGCATCCCGGCGCCGAAGGCACGCACGTGTTCGACGGGATCGGGGACATTGATGTTGATGTCCGATGCGAAGGCCACCCGCCATGCTTCCCTGGCCGCCGCGCGGCTGACCGGGCCCATCTCCGGGTCGTCCATCACCTCGCCGACCGTCATCCCGGTCAGTGCGCACGGTGCGCTGTAGGCGACGTTGCAGATCAGTTTCTCCCACTGCATGGCGGCGATGTCGGTCACCGCCGCGGCGTCGAAACCGGCATCCGCCCACACCCGGGCGATCGACTCGACGGTCGACTGCGGCAGCGCCGAATAGGCGCCGAAACGCATGGCGCGCATGGCATTGTGATGGACATGGCCGGGCGCCACCCGGGCTGCGCCGAACCCGCTGGCGATGCCGACGGCGAGCCGACCGTCGCCGACGATGCCGGCGACGGTCTCCGCGGAGCCGAGGCCGTTCTGGATGCTCAGCACCGGGGTGTTTTCGCCCAGCATCGGAAGTGCCTGCTGCGCAGCGGTTGTCACGTCAGCCGCCTTGACGGCCAGCACGATCAGGTCCATGGTCTCGTCCGGTGCGATGGTGCTCGCCCGCAGTTGCGCCGTCTGGTCGTAGCCCGGCCCGGTGACCCGCAGTCCGTGTCGCGCGATCTGGTCGACACCGGCTTGGTGCCGGTCGACGACCAGCACGTCGTTGCCCGCACCGGCCAGCTTCGCGGCGTAGATGGAACCCATTGCACCGCAACCGATTATCGCAACCTTCATGCTGTGCTCCTAAGCCGTCAACTCGACGATCGCCTCGGCCAGGCCACTCTTGCGCTCCAGCCCGAAGCCCGGTGCGTCCGTCGGCGCGATCCTGCCGCCGAGCAGTGCGCAGCCGTCGGAGTAGCCCCCGAACGGCTGGAAGACGCCGGGGTAGGACTCACACCCGCCCAGGCCCAGCCCGGCGGCGATGTGCAGGTTGATCAGATGTCCGCCGTGCGGATAGGCGAACCGGCGGTCGAAGCCGTGCGACTCGAGCACCTCGAGCATCCTGGCGTATTCACCGAGCCCGTAACTCAGCCCGGCATCCATCTGGAAGATGTCGCGGTCCGCGCGCATGCCGCCGTACCGGACCAGGTTGACGACATCGGGCACCGAGAACAGGTTCTCCCCGGTGGCGATCGGACCGTCGTAGCGCCGGGCGACAGCGTCGTTCAATGCAAAGTCCAGCGGATCGCCCGGTTCCTCGTACCAGCGCAGCCGATAGGCCGCCAGGGCCTCGGCCCACTCGACGGCCGCAGATCGGTCGAACCTGCCGTTGGCGTCCACCGCGACACGGGCGCCGTCGCCGACCACGTCGATGACTGCCTCCACCCGGGCCAGATCCTCCGGCATCGGCGCCCCGCCGATCTTCATCTTCACTGCCGCATAGCCGAGGTCGAGGTAGGACCGCATCTCATCGCGCAGCGTGTCCAGGCCGGCTCCCGGGTAGTAGTACCCGCCGGCGGCGTACACGGGGACCGACGCCAGTGGCTCGCGCCCGAACCGGCGCGCGATGGTCGCGCAGGCGGGCTCGTCGTCGAGTTTGGCGTTCAGATCCCAGCACGCCAGTTCCAGGGCGGCGGCCGCGGCGGCCCGGTCGCCGTGCCCGCCCGGCTTCTCGTCCCGTAGGGCGCAGGCCAGCACGGCCGCCGGGTCGAGCCGTCCCGAGTCGTCCAGCAGGGTGTCCGGGGCCGCGGCGAGCACCCGCGGAATCATCCGGTCCCGCAGGATCCCGCTCTGGGCGAACCGGCCGATCGAATCGAAGGCGATCCCGGCTACGCGTCTCCCGTTGTGGACGCCGATCAGCGCCACCAGCGACACGGTGTGCCCGGAGAAATTCACCAGCGCGTTCGCCGGAGTCCCGCGGAGTGCGACCGCACGCTCCCGAATCTCGGTGAGATGCGTCACTCGCTTCGAGTGAGCAACACGGCTTCCTCGAACGGAAGCCTGGCGAATACCCGCGGGGCGCTGCGCACGTGCGGCGCCGCCTCGGCCTTGCTGACGACCCGCGGGTCGGTGACGCCGACCGTCTTGCCGTGGCGACGCAACCGGCCGCCGCCGGCGGCCTTGATGTTCTTGAGCCAGTCGCGGTTCGGGCCGTAGGTCAACAGGATCGCGTACCCGGGCCTGCCGTCGATCTCGGCGTTGAACACAACCAACGGGGTGCGATAGGCGGTGCCGGAGCGGCGGCCGACATGTTCGAGAATGCCGTGCAGGGGGATCCGGCCGGCCCACATCCGCTGGATGGGGTTGGTGACACGCCGGTTGAACCGGGCCAGTCCTTGGGGAAGTTGCATGACGTAACTCTTACACCCTGTAGTTGAACCTGTCGGCGCGGCTGGGACACTGGTCGGCATGGGGATCGACCAGGCAACCGCGCAGGTGCGCGCCTCGGCGCAGCTGTTCTCCGACGCGTGCGCGGTGATACCCGGCGGGGTGAACTCGCCGGTGCGGGCGTTCACCGCGGTGGGCGGAACTCCGCGGTTCATCACCGAGGCCCACGGCTGCCGGCTCACCGATGCCGACGGCAACACCTACGTCGACCTGGTCTGCTCCTGGGGCCCGATGATCCTGGGCCACGCACACCCGGCCGTCGTCGACGCCGTCAGCAAGGCCGCCGCCCACGGACTGTCATTCGGGGCCCCGACGCCCGCCGAGACCGAGCTGGCCACCGAGATCATCGGCCGGGTCGCTCCCGTCGAGCGGATCCGGCTGGTGAACTCCGGCACCGAAGCCACCATGAGCGCTATCCGGCTGGCGCGCGGCTTCACCGGCCGGCCCAAGATCGTCAAGTTCTCGGGGTGCTACCACGGGCACGCGGACGCGCTGCTGGCCGATGCGGGTTCGGGGGTGGCCACCCTGGGGCTGCCGTCCTCGCCGGGGGTCACCGGAGCGGCCGCGGCAGACACGATCGTGTTGCCCTACAACGACATCGACGCCGTCCGGGAGGTCTTCGCCCAATTCGGTGACCAGATCGCCGCGGTGATAACCGAGGCCAGCCCCGGCAACATGGGCGTCGTCCCGCCGGCGCCGGGTTACAACGCGGGGCTGCGGGCGGTCACCAGCGAACACGGCGCGCTGCTGATCTCCGACGAAGTCATGACCGGCTTCCGGGTGAGCCGAAGTGGTTGGTACGGAATCGATCCCGTGGCCGCAGATCTCTTCACCTTCGGCAAGGTGATGAGTGGCGGCCTGCCCGCGGCGGCGTTCGGCGGCCGGGTCGAGGTGATGGAGCGGCTCGCCCCGCTCGGGCCGGTGTATCAGGCCGGCACGCTGTCGGGGAACCCGGTGGCGATGGCGGCCGGGCTGGCCACCCTGCGCGCGGCGGACGACTCGGTGTACGCGGCCCTGGATGCCAACGCCGACCGGCTGGCCGCGCTGTTGACGGATGCCCTGACGAATGCCGCTGTGCCACACGTCATTCAGCGAGCGGGCAATATGCTCTCCGTGTTCTTCACCGACGCGCCGGTGACCGACTTCGCCGCCGCGCGGGCCACCCAGACCTGGCGTTATGCCCCGTTCTTTCATGCCCTGCTCGACGCTGGCGTCTACCCGCCGTGCAGTGCCTTCGAAGCGTGGTTCGTCTCGGCCGCGCTCGACGACAGCGCCTTCGAGCGGATCGCCGACGCGCTACCCGCCGCAGCCGCAGCCGCGGCACAGGAGGAAAAACCCTGATGGCCGAACAGACCCGGGTCCACGTGATACGGCACGGCGAGGTGCACAACCCCAGCGGCATCCTCTACGGCCGGCTGCCCGGTTTCCGCCTGTCGGACAATGGCGCCGCGCAGGCCGCCGCGGTCGCGGACTTTCTGGCAGACCGCGACATCGTGGCTGTGGTCGCCTCGCCGCTGCAGCGGGCGCAGGAGACCGCCGCACCCATCGCCGCCCGTCACAACTTGCCGGTGGACACCGATCCCGACCTGATCGAGTCGGCCAATTTCTTCGAAGGCCGCAAGGTGGGCCCGGGCGACGGCGCCTGGCGCGACCCGCGGGTGTGGTGGCAACTGCGCAATCCCTTCACCCCGTCCTGGGGCGAGCCGTACAGCGAGATCGCGGCCCGGATGGCGGCGGCGGCGGACAAGGCGCGGGCGCGCGCCGCAGGCCACGAGGTGGTCTGCGTCAGTCACCAGCTGCCGGTCTGGACGCTGCGCATGCACGTGACCGGCCGTCGGCTCTGGCACGACCCGCGGCGGCGCGAGTGCGGCCTGGCGTCGGTGACATCGCTGGTCTATGACGGCGACCGGCTGGTCGACGTCGAATACGCGGAACCGGCGGCCGGATGAAGGTTGGGCGCTGGTTCATCGCGGCGGCGGTGGTGGCGGGGCTGCTCACGGGCTGCTCCGGACGTGACGCGGTCGCGCAGGGCGGCACCTTCGAGTTCGTCTCTCCCGGCGGCAAGACCGACATCCTCTACGACCCGCCGCAAAGCCGCGGCCGCCCCGGCCCGCTGTCCGGGCCCAGCCTGACCGACCCGGCGCGGACCCTGTCGCTGAACGACTTTCCCGGGCAGGTCGTGGTCATCAACGTGTGGGGCCAGTGGTGCGGCCCGTGCCGGGCCGAAATCGGGCAGCTGCAGCGGGTGTATGACGCGACCCGCGATTCCGGCGTCTCGTTCCTCGGGATCGACGTCCGGGACAACAGTCGCGAGGCGGCCCAGGATTTCGTCAACGACCGGCACGTCACGTTTCCGTCGATCTACGACCCGCCGATGCGCACCCTGATCGCCTTCGGCGGCAAGTATCCGACCACCGTCATTCCGTCGACGCTGGTGCTGGACCGCCAGCACCGGGTGGCCGCGGTGTTCCTGCGTGAACTGCTCGCCGAGGATCTGCAGCCGGTGGTCCAGCGAATCGCCGCGGAGAGTGCCGGCGGGCCCTCGGCGAGTTCGGGACCGCAGTGACCGGTTTCGCCCACATCGCCTCCGCCGGGCCGCTGGTGGTGGCACTCGGTGCCTGCCTGCTGGCAGGGCTGGTGTCGTTCGCGTCGCCGTGCGTGGTGCCGCTGGTGCCGGGTTACCTCTCGTACCTGGCCGCGGTCGTGGGGGTGGACGACGACAGTCCGGGCACCGTCAAGGCGCCGCCGGCCGCGCGCTGGCGGGTCGCCGGGTCGGCGGCGCTGTTCGTCGCCGGCTTCACCATGGTGTTCGTGCTGGGCACCGTGGTCGTGCTCGGCATGACGACCGCGTTGATCACCAATCAGATGCTGCTGCAGCGCGTCGGCGGGGTGTTGACGATCGTCATGGGACTGGTGTTCGTCGGGCTGATCCCGGCGCTGCAGCGCCAGGCCCGGTTCAGCCCACGGCAGCTGACCTCGGTTGCGGGAGCGCCCCTGTTGGGTGCGGTGTTCGCGCTGGGCTGGACGCCGTGCCTGGGGCCGACGCTGACCGGGGTGATCACCGTGGCCTCGGCGACCGACGGCGCGAACGTGGCCCGCGGGATAGCGCTGGTGATCGCGTACTGCCTGGGGCTGGGTATCCCGTTCGTGTTGCTGGCGTTCGGCTCGGCCAGCGCGATGGCCGGCCTGGGCTGGCTGCGCCGCCACGCCCGGGCGATCCAGGTGTTCGGCGGTGTGCTGTTGATCGCGGTCGGCACGGCGCTGGTCACCGGGGTGTGGAACGACTTCGTGTCGTGGCTGCGCGACGCCTTCGTCTCCGATGTCAGGCTGCCGATCTGATGGCGCGTCTGTTCGCGCCCAGGGCGCTCGCGGGGAGGGTGCGCAACACCTGGCGGTCGTTGACGTCCATGGGCACCGCTTTGGTCCTGCTTTTCCTGCTCGCCCTCGGCGCGATTCCCGGAGCGCTGTTGCCGCAGCGCAGCCTCAACGCCGGCAAGGTCGAGGAGTACCTGCACACCCACCCGATGATCGGGCCGTGGCTCAACGAGCTGCAGGCCTTCGACGTCTTTTCCAGCTTCTGGTTCACCGCCATCTACGTGCTGCTGTTCGTGTCGCTGGTCGGCTGCCTGACCCCGCGGATCTTCGAACACGCCCGTAGCTTGCGGGCCCACCCGGTGGCCGCGCCGCGCAACCTGTCCAGGCTGCCCAAGCACGCCGAAGCCCGAGCGTTCGGTGATCCCGAGACCCTGGCCACGACCGTCACCGACCGGCTGCGGGGCTGGCGCACCAGCGTCAGGCGCAGCGGCGCAACCGTCGA
It contains:
- a CDS encoding amino acid permease; amino-acid sequence: MRDDRDDREHEKATLKQGLSQRQLSMIAIGGVIGAGLFVGSGVVIKETGPAAFLTYAICGLLIVLVMRMLGEMAAANPSTGSFADYAATALGGWAGFSVGWLYWYFWVIVVGFEAVAGGKVLNYWFPAPLWLSALCLMLLMTATNLFSVSSFGEFEFWFAGIKVATIVIFLGVGAAFVFGLLPGRHLDFSNLTSHGGFFPKGVAAVFAAIVVVIFSMVGAEVVTIAAAESRDPARAIAKATRSVVARIVIFFVGSVLLLVVIMPWNSVELGASPYVAALRHMGLPGADQIMNAVVLTAVLSCLNSGLYTASRMLFVLAGRHEAPERLVRLSSRGVPATAIVCSSLVGFLCVLMAWLSPNTVFLFLLNSSGAVILFVYLLIAVSQIILRRRTSAEQLRVKMWLFPVLSILTAAGIVAVLVQMGFDRATRSQLSLSLLSWVVVVAVYFLTPYFRRNRLLRSRIGEQG
- a CDS encoding alpha/beta hydrolase-fold protein translates to MGAGASAGAAGVWALSALLDPLTTLAAPSAPAPFDPPTAGKTLPTKLTGSFVSAARGGIKTNWVIAMPPGQTKMLRPVIALHGKDGDANMMLDCGVEDALAQLVSEGKPPFAVVGVDGGPNSYWHRRANGEDSGTMVLEELLPMLASMGMDTSRVGFLGWSMGGYGALLLGARLGPARTAGICAISPALYMSYIGSAPGAFDSIDDWNRNTVFGLPVLNSIPIRVDCGIGDRFFFASSQFVSQLKKKPAGTFSPGGHDVDYWRAQLPGELAWMAT
- a CDS encoding hemerythrin domain-containing protein, giving the protein MDALTFLRQDHKSVLGMLEVLDGAPESDGAQLSGLETMVNNLIISESQHEAVEEQFFWPAVRRAVQGGDELADQAIAQEEAGKKLLQRLEDGAPGDPDYHEALREFVQAGREHIMFEQDVVWPRFSAAVDQQELEQLGSKLETAKKVAATRPHPNTPSDSLTQKTMGVGAAVLDHVRDAVSGRAADNPPDPQMH
- a CDS encoding manganese catalase family protein, with protein sequence MFIHNKDLQFEVRVSQPDPRFASLLMEQFGGANGELTAALQYFIQAFVLREKNPKMYDLFMDIATEELSHLEMVGSMITMLLDGLNDDLKLANDRCDWMPLVASRDGREQAIHQVAVNPMFLVLSGGGPDAKDSAGNNWTGAFIDANGDPTVDLRNNLAAESRAKVVYEYLKQFTDDPGVQETLTFLMTREVAHYQQFTAALNDLPVNFPPGTLAGDERFQNVAFNMSNGKGSVRGPWNQGQGPWPQGTEWQYVAEPTTEWLGSTLRQNTGAATNPEGSPAVPSDKPFTHEQRTPTT
- a CDS encoding WGxxGxxG family protein, which produces MRKTLAVCCTTAALALGGAGVANASVEHAPAPSSTTSTLADTDNNTHESDNTGLWGLAGLLGLAGLAGLKRRNNTDAAIQPAATPRPPV
- a CDS encoding FAD-dependent oxidoreductase; the protein is MVSLWLDDRGATPWAGRTSGTAEGSADVVVVGAGITGLVTAVLLARAGKDVLVLEARTVGAGASGNTTAKLSLLQSTHLSKILARHGRSTARAYVEGNREGMEWVLHHCDTHGIDVQREDAYTYAQSARGVPSARAEWLACGAVGLPVTWDDRADVPFSFHGGVRLPDQAQFDPVPFLDSLVVELLDRGGRLVEGARVRKVAGNGDGLRLHVHSGSEEQTDEGTEADTEVFARQLVLATGIPILDRGGYFARLKPSRSYCMAYRVPGPITRAMMISTDSPTRSVRYAPTDEGELLIVGGAGHTVGRKKSPSIALAELDEWTRKHFPGAEQTHYWSAQDYAPIDQLPYVGPILPNNEKIFVATGFNKWGMTNGPAAALALSSRILGGRMDWAGAFASWSPHELSGVTTALTANMEVGFNLARGWVTPATRLGRRDPKPDEGGVVSGPPWDLQARCVVDGVEHVVSPVCTHLGGIVNWNDADKAWECPLHASRFAPDGTLLEGPATTDLTRSK
- a CDS encoding 2-dehydropantoate 2-reductase, producing MKVAIIGCGAMGSIYAAKLAGAGNDVLVVDRHQAGVDQIARHGLRVTGPGYDQTAQLRASTIAPDETMDLIVLAVKAADVTTAAQQALPMLGENTPVLSIQNGLGSAETVAGIVGDGRLAVGIASGFGAARVAPGHVHHNAMRAMRFGAYSALPQSTVESIARVWADAGFDAAAVTDIAAMQWEKLICNVAYSAPCALTGMTVGEVMDDPEMGPVSRAAAREAWRVAFASDININVPDPVEHVRAFGAGMPDAKPSALLDHEARRVSEIDVINGAVPRQGARVGVDAPVNATLTALVKAIEKRWSTT